The following proteins are encoded in a genomic region of Oncorhynchus keta strain PuntledgeMale-10-30-2019 chromosome 6, Oket_V2, whole genome shotgun sequence:
- the cetn3 gene encoding centrin-3 produces the protein MSLSLRTELAVDKTKRKKRRELTEEQKHEIKEAFELFDTDKDKEIDYHELKVAMRAMGFEVKKVDILKILKDYDREGNGKITFDDFNEVVTDRILERDPKEEILKAFKLFDDDDSGKISLRNLRRVARELGENITDEELRSMIDEFDTDGDGEINQEDFVSIMTGDS, from the exons ATGAGTCTGTCTTTAAG GACTGAGCTGGCAGTGGATAAAACCAAGCGGAAGAAGCGGAGAGAGCTGACTGAGGAACAGAAGCATGAAATCAAAGAGGCCTTTGAGCTGTTTGacacagacaaagacaaagagaTAGACTACCACGAACTCAAG GTGGCGATGAGAGCTATGGGTTTTGAGGTGAAGAAAGTAGATATACTGAAGATACTAAAAGATTACGACAGAGAGGGGAATGGCAAAATAACATTTGATGACTTTAATGAAGTTG TGACAGACCGTATCCTGGAGAGGGACCCAAAGGAGGAGATCCTGAAGGCCTTTAAGCTGTTTGATGATGACGACTCCGGGAAGATCAGCCTGAGGAACCTGAGACGTGTGGCCAGAGAGCTAGGAGAGAACATCACGGACGAGGAACTACGCAGCATGATCGACGAGTTCGATACAGATGGAGACGGAGAGa tcaaccAGGAGGATTTTGTATCCATAATGACTGGAGACTCCTGA